ttgatttaaatgcaaaacattttttaatcGAAGTTCTCACATGTGGTGTTAATATAACTCGTTCAATCTTTAAagtctaattatttataaaacatatgtGGATATTGTGAGAGAGTAGTAATTACTATAAATActattatattgtttgtttgAAATTGGAAAACATATTTGTTGGATTCATTGGACATATATACACAATGTATATTAAATACAGTATAAATAGTTTGAAATTATTTGTTTGGTAATATAGATTAGATTAGTTAATTCCTAAGActagttttctttaaaaacttaattaaataaatgaaaattcaaaataccaaCAACcaatcatattaaaagaaataattataaatttcacATATACATATGAATAACACATAAGCAAAATCCACTTaattgacttctcaaataatacaTAGGGAATTcttaatcatatattataattaactttttagttgattaatattatttttaaaccaCTTACCATATAATTTTACTATAATCAAAGctatatgaattatattaatAGAGTATTAACTCTAGTCTCATATTAGTATAATGTTTCGTttgcattaattttatattataataaactttttatttattaatattatttgaactgacttacttttataatttcatttttttaaatatacaaatactTTAATCATTTCTAAGAGTGATAATTTAACTATACCATCAACATTTGTCATTTAAAAATGACTGATttcttaaattgtttttttttatatttgacagTTTTTTAGAAAAAAGTATATAGTGTGTATAAGATATATTATTAGGTTTAAGTTAAGTAGTTTTctgcaaaaaaaacatttgttagATTAactgttaataaaataatttttaaaatatgttcaaaaatgtttataattttttttctataatatcatatgtatttatatatatatatatatgtaagttaatttatgatatttatttgtttctataaagaaattattttaattcatctatatatatatattaaccctgatttattatgatattataattattagaaAGTTTACATAAATGATTCATCTATATTTAAGATGTTTAATTGTTTGTTTGGTAATATAGACTATATAAGTTAATTCTAAGATTAGTttcctttaaaaagattaaatatataaatgaaaatttaaataccAACAAACAATCAAATTAAATGAGTTAATTCTAAACTTCATCTATGGATGACACATAAACAAAATCCACTTAAGTGAATTCTCAATTAATATACATGAAGATGTAAAGAATGATTTCATGCATGCATAAAAATATATCTGCAAGTATGGCTGATAACTTGAGAAGGGCGATTCAAGATCTCACTTTGGGACTTGAAGATGAACCAGTGGCTCTTTCCATTGACGTTTGTACCGAAGCAAGGCGTGCTACCCAGTTCTCGTTGATGGGTCGTCCAACAATCTTGCGCAAGCAAAACCTCCGGGGCCTAATGACTATTCTACCACGTATGTGAGGTCTAGTTGGTGTGGTCTCTGGAAGAATTGTTGAGAAGAAGAAGTTCCAGTTCATCTTCCCTTCTGAGGAGTTGTTGCAATCGGTGTTGAGTCGTGGCCCAAGGGCTGTTCATGATCGTATGGTGATCATGAATCGGTGGAATCCGGCGCAAGGAGATGCTCAACTGAACCACATTCCATTTTGGGTTCAGATTAGGGGTATTCCGTTGGAGTTTCTTACGGAGGGTATGATAAGGAACATTGGAGACAGAATCAGCGAGGTTCTGTTGGTGGATTTCAAGACTGAAGTTGCTGTTGATGTGGAGTTTGTTAGGGTGCAACTCAAATGGGATGTATCTAAGCCGTTGCGTTTCCAGAGAAACTTTTAGTTCTACCCCGGTGTCAACACGCTCCTGAAGTTCAGATACGAGAGACTGCGGGGGTTCTGTGAGGATTGTGGTATGTTGACTCATGACACTGGTGAGTGTCTGACGGATATTGAAGATCACCAGGTTGAGAGTGATCATGATGAGGATCATCAGGTTGGAGGTGATCCTATGGCGGAAGCAGATCAAGGTAACATTGCTAATCAGGAAAATCTGGGTATGGACGTGGTTGAACATCAGGTTGACCATGAGCCTTTTGTGGATCCTACATTGGGTGATCATCAAGGATCACATATGGCGTTACTGGGGATGGTGTGTTATCGTGCTCCTATGGATGTGGTGCGGGAGGATCATGGAATGCAAGTTGATCAACAAAGAATGGGCCGGAAGCGTAAGTTTAGCAACTGTTTctctgaggaagaagaagtgggGGAGGCAGTAATGACTAAGGATAAAGGGATAGTGGCTTCTGGTGAGGGTGATGATCATGTCATCCTGGAGATGGAAGAACGGTGGAGCTCTGAGTTCAGTTTTGGTCAGTATGGATCTTTTCTGTTGAATGCTCAAGACGGTGATTGGTCAAATGAGTTGGGAGCGAATCGGGCTAAGGCGATTCATTCGGTTGGGATGTCTGAATCTATTGAAGCTCAGTTGATGGGTAGCATTTTGGTGAAGAAAACTCGAGGTGAAAGCGTAATGGTGGATAAACATCAGGTGGGCAAGATGAAGGTCTCTACAGAGTTTAATGGTCTGAGGAAGCTGCAGGAGGATTACGAGGATGGGCAGGAGGACACAATTGACAGAGGCGCGGTGGGCCCGGTACCACCAGAGGTCCCATGAGAGTGGAGGTGTGGAACTGTCGAGGCTTGGGACAACGCCTGACAGTTCTACGTCTAAAGGAGTTACAAAGGTTGTATTCTCCAGACTTGTTGTTCCTCATTGAGACAAAGAATCAAAATGACTATGTAAGAGATATTGCTGTTTATTTGGGTTATGAGCAGATGGTTTTAGTTCCTCCACGGGGGTTAGGTGGTGGATTAGCTGTGCTTTGGAAAAACTATGTTTCAGTTTCTGTTATTTCAAGTGATGTACGTCTTGTTGATCTCTATGTGGAATATAAagcttttaagttttatttgtcTTGTGTTTATGGAAATCCTATTCCTAAATATAGAAATCATCTTTGGGAAAGAATACAGAGACTTGCCGTATCAAGAGTTGGTCCTTGGATGTTATGTGGGGATTGTAATGAGATTACTAATCCTAATGAGAAAAAGGGAGGACATGTAAGGTCTGTAACAAGTTCTAGAGATTTTAATACAATGATCCAAATATGTGATATGAAGGATCTTAAGTTTAAAGGAAATCAGTTTAGTTGGGTGGGTAGAAGAAAGACAGAAGTGATAGAGTGTTGTCTGGATCGGGTACTAGTCAGCACGGAATTTTTGAATCAGTTTCCGATGTCAGAAACAGAGTATTTGGAGATAGCAGAATCAGATCACCGTCCTATGATAATCAATATAGAATATCAGCAGAAGATTAGGAAAGGTTGGTTCTGTTATGATAAGAGGCTTTATGACCATGAAAGTTTTGTGGATACAGTTACAGAAGCCTGGTCTAGTACTAATCAAATAGATGAATGGATGAAGAAATTAGATCATTGTCGTGAAGTGGTAATAGGATGGAAGCGAAGAAATGTATCAAATGCAGCAGAGAGAATCAAGGAGATAAGGAGCCGTATTGATCAAGCAATATGTGATAGAACTATATCAACAGATTACATCAATCATCTACGCTGTGATCTGAACAAAGCTTATGCTGATGAAGAGGAATATTGGAGACTGAAGAGTAGAAATAGATGGTTGAACTTAGGTGATCGCAGTACAAGGTTTTACCATGGAGTTACAAAGATGAAGAAAAGTcagaataaaattaaacatatgcAAGATAAGCATGGAACTTTACATTCTGAGAATGAGATGATTGGTAAAATTGCAGAGGAGTATTTTGTCGAGATGTTTTCTTCTTCAGAAACAAGTTCAGTATCAGATTTTTTGCCTAGTATTAAAAAGAAGATTACAGATGAGATGAATAATATGTTGCTTCGGCCTATTACTGATTTGGAGGTTCATGATGCTCTGTTTTTGATTGGATCAGATCGTGCCCCTGGGCCAGATGGATTTACAGCTTCATTTTATCAACAGTTTTGGAATGTTATTGGACCTGATGTCTGCTGCATGGTTAGAAGATTTTTTGAAAGTGGAGAAATGGAACAGAAGATCAACCATACTAACATATGTCTTATTTCAAAGATTACTGATGCTAAATGTATGAGTGATTTTAGACCAATAAGCTTATGTACTGTGGCTTACAAGTTGATATCAAAGATTTTATGCCTTCGTATGCAAGGGTGCTTAGAAGGAATCATTTCGGAAGCTCAGGCTGCTTTCGTACCAAACCGACAAATTTCTGATAACATCTTGGTGGCTCATGAATTAATTCATGCTCTGAAATCAAAAAAAGATTGTGCTGAAAAATATATGGCCATTAAAACTGACATAAGCAAGGCTTATGATCGAGTAGAGTGGGAGTTTTTGAGAACAATAATAGAGAAGATGGGTTTTGATCAGAAATGGATTCAATTGATCATGGCTTGTGTAACCTCGGTTTCTTTCTCAGTGATTATTAATGGTACTCCTTTTGGTCATTTTCAACCAACAAGAGGCATAAGAAAAGGTGATTCTTTATCTCCCTATTTGTTCATTTTGTGTGCTGAAGCATTAAGTCAAATGATAGACAGAGCTAAGGCATTGAAGCAGTTCCAAGGAATGGTACTAGCTAGGCATTGTCCTACTGTAACTCATTTATTATTTGCCGatgattcat
The Raphanus sativus cultivar WK10039 chromosome 1, ASM80110v3, whole genome shotgun sequence DNA segment above includes these coding regions:
- the LOC108832821 gene encoding uncharacterized protein LOC108832821 is translated as MADNLRRAIQDLTLGLEDEPVALSIDVCTEARRATQIVEKKKFQFIFPSEELLQSVLSRGPRAVHDRMVIMNRWNPAQGDAQLNHIPFWVQIRGIPLEFLTEGMIRNIGDRISEVLLVDFKTEVAVDVEYERLRGFCEDCGMLTHDTGECLTDIEDHQVESDHDEDHQVGGDPMAEADQGNIANQENLGMDVVEHQVDHEPFVDPTLGDHQGSHMALLGMVCYRAPMDVVREDHGMQVDQQRMGRKRKFSNCFSEEEEVGEAVMTKDKGIVASGEGDDHVILEMEERWSSEFSFGQYGSFLLNAQDGDWSNELGANRAKAIHSVGMSESIEAQLMGSILVKKTRGESVMVDKHQVGKMKVSTEFNGLRKLQEDYEDGQEDTIDRGAVGPMVLVPPRGLGGGLAVLWKNYVSVSVISSDVRLVDLYVEYKAFKFYLSCVYGNPIPKYRNHLWERIQRLAVSRVGPWMLCGDCNEITNPNEKKGGHVRSVTSSRDFNTMIQICDMKDLKFKGNQFSWVGRRKTEVIECCLDRVLVSTEFLNQFPMSETEYLEIAESDHRPMIINIEYQQKIRKGWFCYDKRLYDHESFVDTVTEAWSSTNQIDEWMKKLDHCREVVIGWKRRNVSNAAERIKEIRSRIDQAICDRTISTDYINHLRCDLNKAYADEEEYWRLKSRNRWLNLGDRSTRFYHGVTKMKKSQNKIKHMQDKHGTLHSENEMIGKIAEEYFVEMFSSSETSSVSDFLPSIKKKITDEMNNMLLRPITDLEVHDALFLIGSDRAPGPDGFTASFYQQFWNVIGPDVCCMTNKLMYCGLQVDIKDFMPSYARVLRRNHFGSSGCFRTKPTNF